TGCTGAGATACTTTGCTGAAATTCTGGCAATTTAGCAAATGAATACAGCCATAGAGCAACCAAGGGAATTAAAACAAATGTAAATATTTGCCTAGATGTTTTGTGAGATTTGTTACTAAAGCTAAAGAAGCTTGACTTCTTTTTCGTTACTTCTTCCGTTTTTGGTATTTCTGTAACATTAACTTCTGGATGTGAGTTATTACTTGGAAGCGTATCTGCTACCGAGACATTTATACTTTCAGCTTGAAAATTAACATTATTACCAAAAACCAAACGACACTTAAATAAATACTCAATTTGGTAAAAAGCAGCAGCACTAATTAGCCAGATCACAGCAAACACAGCTTTGAGTTTGCTGTAATGTTGACCAGATTCAGCAATTACCTGACTATAGTTCAGCTGAAATAAAGGTAAAAGAGGGGTACAAATTAAAATAGCTGTCAGTGTAGATAAAACAAGTACCAACCAACCATATAAACTTTCTCTCCAACTTACAAATCCTGGGAAAAACCCTTGAATTACATTAATCTTTTCCCCTGGAATCGCGGGAACAAAACGGCTGAAAAAAAAGTGATGTAGAAAAGCGATCGCTGGTATGGGTAATACAAGTACAAATATTGCCAGTAGTGTAGCTGACTCAGGTTTTTCTGACCATTTTGCTAAGTTTAGCCATAAGTCATGATCGCGTCGGATCATGGTTACAAACCCTGTCATCACCACAGATAGGATTAGGGCATTCAGCCATGCATTTGGGTGAGGCAAGCATTTCCATAATCTAAACTTGTTCATATAAAACGGACATTTTTAGATGACACAGACGTTTATAGGCTGTAACTTTAACATCTTTATTGCCAAAATAATAATATTTTTGACAAGAGACACTAAATTTGTTATTCAACATGCGTCTGTGTGGAACTCACACCTGCTATGACGAAATTTGTCCAAGCATCGTTTTTAGATAATAGGGAACAGTATTTTCAGTCTCCCAGCGATGAGCAGGTTCCAGATGCTGAATAATTTCGTAACTGACGATCGCATGATATAAAGCAGCCAAGGGCTGTGTTATTTGAAATACAGAAGTTAATTGTTTCATTGGCAAGTAAACTGTCCAAGGCTCTAAATAAGCATTCCGTAGATGCGTTTGCACATCCACTACATTAGGAAGTTCTTGTGCAATATCGAACAGAAAGAATCCTGCATCGAAAAACGGATGTGAAACTGCACTATCAGACCAATCGAAATAAATATAGCTTTCTTGCGCGTCAATCACATTTTGACAATAAAAATCACCATGTATTAGGGTTTGAGGGATACCACAAGTTTCCAAAACTTCACACCATGACAGCAGTTGAGGTATGAGAGTGCGTAACTCCTCCAAGTCTGACTGCTGGAGAAATGGATTATTCTGAGGGAGCAGTAGCGCAGCATCATCTGCAAATAACGGTTCTATTCTTTGAGTAAGCTGATTGATTCGTCTGTCAGGAAAACCAATATCTAGCAATTGATTAACCATTATCGCCATCTGAACTTGAATTTCAGCATATCGTCGTAGTGCTGCTTCCCATCGAGAGATATCAGCGGTTTTCCCCAAATGCTGACCCTCGAACTCTCTCATTAACATCCATTGTTGTTCTGTATCTACAGCAATTAGTTTAGGCAAGCAATTGGGATAAAGTTGAGCTAGAAAATCAGTGAATGTGGCTTCTGTGCCAAAAATCCCATACCCAGTCTTCAAATAAAGTGTTCCAACTGTTGTTCTCACACGCAATAAACAAGAGCGAGTTTGAGATTTAACTTGCTCAATCGGAGCGGTTGCACTTAAACTTAAGGCATCAAGTTGCTGATGAATCCAAGTAGAAGCCTTATAACTCCACATAAAAATTACCCATCCAATTATTGCAAGGGACAGATACAATTTCTCTGGTATTCATTATTGATGAAAAAGGAGTTGTAAGGCGTTGCTAGCGAATCATAAGTACCAAATTCCCAAAATTTAGAATTATTAAATAA
Above is a genomic segment from Fischerella sp. JS2 containing:
- a CDS encoding aminoglycoside phosphotransferase family protein, whose translation is MWSYKASTWIHQQLDALSLSATAPIEQVKSQTRSCLLRVRTTVGTLYLKTGYGIFGTEATFTDFLAQLYPNCLPKLIAVDTEQQWMLMREFEGQHLGKTADISRWEAALRRYAEIQVQMAIMVNQLLDIGFPDRRINQLTQRIEPLFADDAALLLPQNNPFLQQSDLEELRTLIPQLLSWCEVLETCGIPQTLIHGDFYCQNVIDAQESYIYFDWSDSAVSHPFFDAGFFLFDIAQELPNVVDVQTHLRNAYLEPWTVYLPMKQLTSVFQITQPLAALYHAIVSYEIIQHLEPAHRWETENTVPYYLKTMLGQISS